One Acidimicrobiales bacterium DNA segment encodes these proteins:
- a CDS encoding acyl-CoA dehydrogenase family protein: MQFTFTDEQDMFRDTVRDLFADLCPPEAVRASWDNDDGRVPGLWSALAEMGVLSVLAPESAGGLGMDEVDFIRILEEAGYAGVPDPLMEHAAIAVPALAEAGSAHLEPAISGDITCSVSLLEGGHTVGAGAADVLILAHGGALVAATAWSADPATSIDQSRRLSTVTEIVSSDDLIGADATLAFDRAALGTAAQSVGVARRLLDATVEYVAERYQFGKPVGSYQAVKHHLADVRLGVEFAAPLVYRAAWSVAHPESHDAVIRGRDVSMAKAMAADAVDRACRAALQCHGAIGYTFEYDLQLWLKRGWALAAAYGDARLHRDRVADALGI, encoded by the coding sequence ATGCAGTTCACGTTCACCGACGAACAGGACATGTTCCGCGACACGGTCCGCGACCTCTTCGCCGACCTCTGCCCGCCCGAGGCCGTGCGCGCGAGCTGGGACAACGACGACGGCCGGGTGCCCGGACTCTGGTCGGCGTTGGCCGAGATGGGGGTGCTGTCGGTGCTCGCCCCCGAATCGGCCGGCGGTCTCGGCATGGACGAGGTCGACTTCATCCGCATCCTGGAGGAAGCGGGCTACGCGGGGGTGCCCGACCCGCTGATGGAACATGCGGCGATCGCGGTGCCGGCGTTGGCCGAGGCGGGCTCGGCCCACCTCGAGCCGGCGATCTCCGGCGACATCACGTGTTCGGTCTCGCTCCTCGAGGGCGGCCACACGGTCGGCGCCGGCGCGGCCGACGTGCTGATCTTGGCCCATGGCGGCGCGCTCGTCGCCGCCACGGCGTGGTCGGCCGATCCGGCGACGTCGATCGACCAGTCGCGTCGACTCTCCACCGTGACCGAGATCGTCTCGTCCGACGACCTGATCGGAGCCGATGCGACGCTGGCGTTCGATCGGGCCGCGCTCGGCACGGCGGCCCAGTCGGTCGGAGTCGCCCGTCGACTCCTCGATGCGACGGTGGAGTACGTCGCCGAGCGGTATCAGTTCGGCAAGCCCGTCGGCAGCTACCAGGCCGTCAAGCACCATCTCGCCGACGTGCGCCTCGGGGTCGAGTTCGCCGCGCCGCTGGTGTACCGGGCGGCGTGGTCGGTGGCGCATCCGGAGTCCCACGATGCCGTCATCCGGGGCCGCGACGTGTCGATGGCGAAGGCGATGGCCGCCGACGCGGTCGATCGAGCGTGCCGAGCTGCGCTCCAGTGCCACGGTGCGATCGGCTACACGTTCGAATACGACCTTCAGCTGTGGCTGAAGCGGGGCTGGGCGCTGGCGGCGGCCTACGGCGACGCGCGGCTGCACCGCGACCGGGTGGCCGACGCCCTCGGGATCTGA
- a CDS encoding acyl-CoA dehydrogenase family protein, with the protein MDLELAPRYVEFREECRSWLDANNPGTIASMDTAEGFEEHRKWERVLFDGGWSVPGWPVAYGGRDCDLIEWLIYEEEYWLSGVPGRVSANGVSLLAPTIFNFGTQEQQDFFLPKMASGEHIWAQGWSEPEAGSDLAGIKTKAIRDGDHYVLNGQKTWCSRGAFADWIFCIVRTDPDAERHAGLTYLLVPADAPGMERRPIGRLDGEPGFAEIFFDDCRVSTDHVLGEEGQGWAVAMAAAGSERGLNLRSPGRFMAAAERLTGLVRDLKAQGRDIDVRLRDEVTDAWIRAQAYRWQTYMIAAKLMDGAEIGSEASLMKVFWSEMDLELHATALRLLGERGEVVEGNDWLDGYVFALSGPIYAGTNEIQRNIIAERVLGLPRR; encoded by the coding sequence ATGGACCTCGAACTCGCGCCCCGCTATGTCGAGTTCCGCGAGGAATGCCGCTCGTGGCTCGACGCGAACAACCCCGGCACCATCGCGTCCATGGACACGGCCGAGGGGTTCGAGGAGCACCGGAAGTGGGAACGCGTGCTCTTCGACGGAGGCTGGTCGGTGCCGGGTTGGCCCGTCGCCTACGGCGGGCGCGACTGCGACCTGATCGAGTGGCTCATCTACGAAGAGGAGTACTGGCTCTCGGGCGTGCCCGGTCGGGTCAGCGCCAACGGCGTCAGCCTCCTCGCGCCGACGATCTTCAACTTCGGCACCCAGGAACAACAGGACTTCTTCCTGCCGAAGATGGCCAGCGGCGAACACATCTGGGCGCAGGGCTGGAGCGAGCCGGAAGCGGGCAGCGACCTCGCCGGCATCAAGACCAAGGCGATCCGCGACGGCGATCACTATGTGCTCAACGGCCAGAAGACGTGGTGCTCCCGTGGCGCCTTCGCCGACTGGATCTTCTGCATCGTGCGGACCGATCCCGATGCCGAACGCCACGCCGGTCTCACGTATCTGCTCGTTCCCGCCGACGCGCCGGGGATGGAGCGCCGTCCGATCGGCCGGCTCGACGGCGAACCGGGCTTCGCGGAGATCTTCTTCGACGACTGCCGGGTCTCGACCGACCACGTCCTCGGCGAGGAAGGGCAGGGATGGGCGGTCGCGATGGCCGCCGCCGGTTCCGAGCGCGGTCTCAATCTGCGCAGCCCCGGTCGTTTCATGGCCGCAGCCGAGCGTCTGACCGGCCTGGTCCGCGACCTGAAGGCCCAGGGGCGTGACATCGACGTGCGCCTGCGGGACGAGGTCACGGATGCGTGGATCCGGGCCCAGGCGTACCGCTGGCAGACCTACATGATCGCGGCCAAGCTCATGGACGGTGCCGAGATCGGCTCCGAAGCGAGCCTCATGAAGGTGTTCTGGTCGGAGATGGACCTCGAGCTCCACGCAACCGCGCTGCGGCTCCTCGGCGAACGCGGCGAGGTCGTCGAGGGCAACGACTGGCTCGACGGCTACGTCTTCGCGCTCTCCGGCCCCATCTACGCCGGCACCAACGAGATCCAACGCAACATCATCGCCGAGCGGGTGCTCGGTCTGCCCCGGAGGTAA
- a CDS encoding hotdog fold domain-containing protein — MTVSEEEVVAAIRELGRIAHAVESAPAARGEALALIEAARELLGGGAPRRRWYELAPGDTDSTRARNRELSTFSGTLNPVAPPMTIRAGSLDDGRPALIGSVRLDRLREGPPHAVHGGVLAGLFDELLGGGQRLNGGPPGVTGRLTIRYRRPTPLDADLELRVWIHEERGRRVRVRGDCVVVGDDTGRVTADAEAIFLRVDFDQMSEMMRGRVDG; from the coding sequence GTGACCGTGTCCGAAGAAGAGGTCGTTGCCGCGATACGGGAACTCGGTCGGATCGCTCACGCGGTCGAAAGCGCGCCGGCCGCACGCGGGGAGGCACTGGCGCTCATCGAGGCGGCGCGCGAGCTGCTCGGCGGCGGAGCGCCCAGGCGGCGATGGTACGAGCTCGCACCGGGCGACACCGATTCGACCCGCGCCCGCAACCGGGAGCTGTCGACATTCTCCGGCACCCTCAACCCCGTCGCTCCGCCGATGACGATCCGTGCCGGCTCGCTCGACGACGGACGACCCGCGCTCATCGGGTCGGTGCGCCTCGACCGCCTCCGTGAAGGCCCTCCCCACGCGGTGCACGGCGGTGTGCTCGCCGGCCTCTTCGACGAGCTGCTCGGCGGGGGACAGCGGCTCAACGGGGGTCCTCCCGGGGTGACCGGCCGACTCACCATCCGCTATCGGAGACCCACGCCGCTCGACGCCGATCTGGAACTCCGCGTCTGGATCCACGAGGAGCGAGGTCGCCGCGTCAGGGTGCGGGGTGACTGTGTCGTGGTCGGCGACGACACCGGCCGGGTGACCGCCGACGCGGAAGCGATCTTCCTCCGGGTCGACTTCGACCAGATGAGCGAGATGATGCGGGGCCGGGTCGATGGCTGA
- a CDS encoding NifU family protein: MREKVEKVITAIRPAIQADEGDIALVGVDEATGVVTVELMGACVTCPASTQTLKAGIERILKDRVEGVTEVVEINAVGMSESPVSL, encoded by the coding sequence GTGCGCGAAAAGGTCGAGAAGGTCATCACCGCGATTCGCCCGGCGATTCAGGCCGATGAGGGCGACATCGCACTCGTCGGCGTCGACGAGGCGACCGGCGTGGTCACTGTCGAGTTGATGGGCGCGTGTGTCACCTGTCCGGCCTCGACGCAGACCCTCAAGGCCGGCATCGAGCGGATCCTGAAGGATCGCGTGGAAGGTGTCACCGAGGTCGTCGAGATCAACGCCGTCGGGATGAGCGAGAGCCCCGTCTCGCTCTAG
- a CDS encoding SDR family oxidoreductase has translation MADDVTTRDPLDMTGRTVIVTGGTKGLGRAITERFLEQGASVVICARREPHAPVEAGGRSATFVACDVREPDQIAAVVAAAIEATGRVDVLVNNAGGAPPADSATVSPRFNEKIVALNLLAPLNFAQAVHAQMQSQDDGGVIINIASVSGTRANPAGVAYGAAKAGLINATETLAVEWGPKIRVIAPVVGLIVTEEAHLFYGDEAGIAAVGDTLALGRMGVPEEIADVVLFCASPLARWVSGCTIPVHGGGDKPSYLGASTGEVTTTS, from the coding sequence ATGGCCGACGACGTCACGACCCGCGATCCTCTCGACATGACCGGACGCACGGTGATCGTCACCGGCGGTACCAAGGGTCTCGGTCGGGCCATCACCGAGCGATTCCTCGAACAAGGTGCCAGCGTGGTCATCTGCGCACGGCGTGAACCGCACGCCCCGGTCGAAGCCGGCGGGCGATCGGCCACATTCGTCGCCTGCGACGTTCGCGAACCCGATCAGATCGCCGCAGTCGTGGCGGCGGCGATCGAAGCCACCGGCCGGGTCGACGTGCTGGTCAACAACGCCGGAGGTGCGCCGCCCGCCGACAGCGCGACCGTCTCACCGCGATTCAACGAGAAGATCGTGGCGCTCAATCTTCTGGCACCACTCAACTTCGCCCAGGCCGTGCACGCCCAGATGCAGTCACAGGACGATGGAGGCGTGATCATCAACATCGCGTCGGTGTCGGGCACTCGGGCCAATCCTGCCGGTGTCGCCTACGGCGCCGCCAAGGCCGGTCTCATCAACGCCACGGAGACCCTTGCGGTCGAATGGGGTCCGAAGATCCGCGTGATCGCACCGGTCGTCGGGCTCATCGTCACCGAGGAAGCCCATCTGTTCTACGGCGACGAGGCCGGCATCGCCGCGGTCGGCGACACGCTGGCGCTCGGCCGCATGGGAGTGCCCGAGGAGATCGCCGACGTGGTGCTCTTTTGCGCCTCGCCCCTCGCCCGTTGGGTCAGCGGCTGCACGATCCCGGTCCACGGCGGCGGCGACAAGCCGAGCTACCTCGGCGCGTCGACCGGTGAAGTCACGACGACATCGTGA
- the murA gene encoding UDP-N-acetylglucosamine 1-carboxyvinyltransferase — MSAPCPPESTEQHLVITGGGPLEGTIRVGGAKNSALKLMAATLLAEGTYRFVNVPRITDVALMSDLLRATGTQVHWDESGAVPVLVIDVPSVIEPVAPYELVEQFRASIVVLGPMLARCGEARVALPGGDDFGPRPIDMHVRGLAELGAEFETRHGYIHATAPNLLGARVLLEFPSVGATENLLMAAVRAKGTTVIDNAAREPEIADLCELLNKMGARIEGSGSSTLLIDGVEELHSADHTVIADRIEAATYLAALGIAGGEVTVEGARHDHMAMLCQKLGEMGMRISPDAGGIWAFSGRRLRASDCSTLPYPGLATDFKPFLVALLATAEGVGIVTENLFSGRFRYVDELRRMGADIRTDSHHAVVRGVERLSGAPVKAHDIRAGAALVIAGLAADGETTVSEAHHVARGYDDIAAKLRGIGADVRLV; from the coding sequence ATGTCCGCGCCCTGCCCTCCCGAGTCGACCGAGCAACACCTCGTCATCACCGGTGGCGGACCCCTGGAGGGGACGATTCGTGTCGGTGGCGCGAAGAACAGTGCGCTGAAGCTGATGGCGGCGACCCTCCTGGCCGAGGGCACCTACCGATTCGTCAACGTGCCCCGGATCACCGATGTCGCCCTGATGTCGGACCTGTTGCGAGCCACCGGCACCCAGGTGCACTGGGACGAATCGGGTGCAGTGCCGGTGTTGGTCATCGATGTCCCGTCAGTGATCGAACCCGTCGCGCCATACGAACTGGTGGAACAGTTCCGCGCCTCCATCGTGGTGTTGGGTCCGATGTTGGCCCGCTGCGGCGAGGCCCGGGTGGCGCTCCCCGGGGGCGACGACTTCGGGCCCCGACCCATCGACATGCACGTCCGAGGTCTTGCCGAACTCGGCGCCGAGTTCGAGACCCGCCACGGCTACATCCACGCCACGGCGCCGAACCTGCTCGGAGCCCGTGTGCTGCTCGAGTTCCCCAGCGTGGGTGCCACGGAGAACCTGCTGATGGCCGCCGTGCGGGCGAAGGGCACGACCGTGATCGACAACGCGGCGCGTGAACCCGAGATCGCCGACCTGTGCGAGCTGCTCAACAAGATGGGCGCCCGTATCGAAGGGTCCGGTTCCTCGACGCTGCTGATCGACGGTGTCGAAGAGCTCCACAGCGCCGACCACACGGTGATCGCCGATCGCATCGAGGCCGCGACCTATCTCGCCGCGCTGGGCATCGCGGGCGGTGAGGTGACCGTCGAGGGCGCTCGTCACGATCACATGGCCATGCTCTGTCAGAAGCTGGGAGAGATGGGTATGCGGATCTCGCCCGACGCGGGCGGCATCTGGGCGTTCTCGGGTCGCCGGCTACGGGCCAGCGATTGCTCCACGCTGCCGTACCCGGGGCTCGCGACCGACTTCAAGCCCTTCCTCGTCGCGCTGCTCGCGACAGCCGAGGGTGTGGGCATCGTGACCGAGAACCTCTTCTCGGGCCGGTTCCGCTATGTCGACGAACTCCGCCGGATGGGAGCCGACATCCGCACCGACAGCCACCACGCCGTCGTGCGCGGGGTCGAACGGCTTTCGGGTGCGCCGGTCAAGGCCCACGACATCCGCGCCGGCGCCGCTCTCGTGATCGCCGGGCTCGCTGCCGATGGTGAGACCACCGTCAGCGAGGCCCACCACGTGGCCCGGGGCTATGACGACATCGCGGCCAAGCTGCGCGGCATCGGCGCCGACGTCCGTCTGGTCTAG
- a CDS encoding S-layer homology domain-containing protein yields MRRTPRLRRFLTTAIATTIALAAATPAVAGATGGFGDVEHDAYYTDAVAWMVGEEITTGIETGCFGPTLDVTRGQVAAFLHRLDESSGNDPISTSHPFTDVTATYQQGPVGWLYGEGLTTGVSPTRFAPERSISRGDFAVLLWRYAGSPAAAAPLPFVDITRDYQRVAVAWMAEQDITTGTSPFRFDPDGAVTRAQAATFLFRFVDPVEVPTFASTGTCTRDLRVALEIGGLTTTEAKCAAPWLTDFEVDYLLDVVQDRKTASIDLIFAAATIGAECLTPDRVADLSRIFL; encoded by the coding sequence ATGCGACGAACACCGCGTCTGCGCCGCTTCCTCACCACCGCCATCGCGACGACCATCGCCCTCGCCGCCGCCACACCCGCAGTGGCGGGCGCAACCGGCGGATTCGGCGACGTCGAACACGACGCCTACTACACCGACGCTGTCGCCTGGATGGTGGGCGAGGAGATCACGACCGGCATCGAAACCGGCTGCTTCGGGCCCACGCTCGACGTCACCCGGGGCCAGGTCGCCGCGTTCCTCCACCGCCTCGACGAGAGCTCAGGAAACGACCCGATCAGCACGTCACACCCCTTCACCGACGTCACTGCCACCTACCAGCAGGGCCCGGTCGGCTGGCTGTACGGCGAAGGCCTCACCACCGGTGTTTCGCCCACGAGGTTCGCGCCCGAGCGCTCGATCTCACGCGGCGACTTCGCCGTCCTGCTCTGGCGCTATGCCGGATCGCCCGCGGCCGCGGCCCCACTGCCGTTCGTCGACATCACCCGCGACTACCAACGGGTCGCGGTCGCCTGGATGGCCGAACAGGACATCACCACCGGCACGAGCCCGTTCCGATTCGATCCCGACGGCGCGGTCACGCGAGCACAGGCTGCGACATTCCTCTTCCGTTTCGTCGATCCCGTCGAGGTTCCCACCTTCGCCTCGACCGGAACCTGTACCCGAGATCTCCGCGTTGCCCTGGAGATCGGCGGTCTCACGACCACCGAGGCGAAGTGCGCGGCGCCCTGGCTCACCGACTTCGAGGTCGACTACCTCCTCGATGTCGTGCAGGACCGAAAGACGGCCTCGATCGACCTGATCTTCGCAGCGGCCACCATCGGCGCCGAGTGCCTCACCCCCGATCGCGTCGCCGATCTCAGCCGCATCTTCCTCTGA
- a CDS encoding CoA-transferase yields the protein MPDKRMTDDEVIAELESGMTIGIGGWGSRRKPMSLVRAILRSDLTDLHIVSYGGPDVGILTASGQATKVTYGFVSLDSIPLEPHFRAARQAGTLEDFMELDEGAFYLGLMAAAHRVPFYPTRAGLGTAMLSENPGLKTVRSPYDDGEDLVAIPAFEMDAVILHMNRADAKGNGQFLGPDLYFDDLFAMAGKKTYMSAEKIIPTEQFLDEGPVHTLRIPRIHVDGVVEAPMGAHFTECPPDYGRDEAFQREYAATAKDPEAWDTFRADWLELESHEAYVKKLEERDRT from the coding sequence GTGCCGGACAAACGAATGACCGACGACGAGGTCATCGCCGAGCTCGAGAGCGGGATGACCATCGGGATCGGCGGCTGGGGCTCGCGGCGCAAACCGATGTCGCTCGTGCGGGCGATCCTGCGCAGCGATCTGACCGACCTCCACATCGTCTCCTACGGAGGTCCCGACGTCGGCATCCTCACCGCGTCGGGACAGGCCACGAAGGTCACGTACGGGTTCGTGTCGCTCGATTCGATCCCGCTCGAACCTCACTTCCGGGCTGCTCGCCAGGCCGGCACCCTCGAGGACTTCATGGAGCTCGACGAGGGTGCGTTCTACCTGGGCCTCATGGCCGCGGCCCACCGCGTGCCGTTCTATCCGACCCGGGCCGGCCTGGGCACGGCGATGCTCTCGGAGAACCCCGGTCTCAAGACCGTGCGGTCGCCCTACGACGACGGTGAGGATCTCGTGGCCATCCCCGCCTTCGAGATGGACGCGGTGATCCTTCACATGAACCGGGCCGATGCCAAGGGGAACGGGCAGTTCCTCGGCCCCGACCTCTACTTCGACGACCTCTTCGCGATGGCCGGCAAGAAGACCTACATGTCGGCCGAGAAGATCATCCCGACCGAGCAGTTCCTCGACGAAGGGCCGGTCCACACGTTGCGGATCCCGCGCATCCACGTCGACGGGGTGGTCGAGGCGCCCATGGGTGCCCACTTCACCGAGTGCCCGCCCGACTACGGCCGGGACGAGGCGTTCCAGCGCGAGTACGCGGCGACGGCGAAGGACCCGGAGGCGTGGGACACGTTCCGGGCCGACTGGCTCGAGCTCGAATCGCACGAGGCCTATGTGAAGAAGCTCGAGGAGAGGGACCGGACATGA
- a CDS encoding AzlC family ABC transporter permease, producing MASHRREGLLLAIAVGVVALTFGVLADAAGLELAQIIVMSALVFTGASQFAAVSVVDSGGSGGAAVGSAMLLAARNALYGPVVARLLPSAWLPRAIGTHLTIDETAAMASVQDDDDAAADAFWWTGIWLWSLWNIGSVAGALIGAVIGEPETWGLDAAFPAAFVALLAPHLRTAPGRVAALLGAAFAIGTVPIAPAGVPLLVAALAVVPAFAFSRRGPIA from the coding sequence ATGGCGTCGCACCGTCGGGAGGGGCTGCTGCTGGCGATCGCCGTCGGCGTCGTGGCGTTGACCTTCGGCGTGCTCGCCGACGCCGCCGGTCTGGAGCTGGCCCAGATCATCGTCATGTCGGCGCTGGTCTTCACGGGCGCATCACAGTTCGCCGCGGTGTCGGTGGTCGACAGCGGAGGTTCGGGCGGCGCCGCGGTCGGCTCGGCCATGTTGCTGGCGGCCCGCAATGCGCTCTACGGACCGGTCGTGGCTCGACTGCTGCCGTCGGCCTGGCTCCCGCGGGCGATCGGCACCCATCTGACGATCGACGAGACCGCAGCGATGGCGAGCGTGCAGGATGACGACGACGCCGCCGCCGACGCGTTCTGGTGGACGGGCATCTGGCTGTGGTCGCTCTGGAACATCGGTTCGGTCGCCGGCGCGCTCATCGGTGCAGTGATCGGCGAGCCCGAGACCTGGGGTCTCGATGCGGCCTTTCCCGCTGCGTTCGTCGCCCTCCTCGCCCCCCACCTCCGCACGGCGCCCGGACGAGTGGCGGCCCTGCTCGGCGCCGCATTCGCGATCGGCACCGTGCCGATCGCCCCCGCCGGAGTTCCGCTGCTCGTGGCGGCGCTCGCCGTCGTGCCCGCGTTCGCGTTCTCCCGCCGAGGGCCGATCGCATGA
- a CDS encoding AzlD domain-containing protein: MSWSAIVLLVIGSFGCKWFGVAVLGRIGGADAMVGGRFGWFPAMTALIPPALFAALVAVQTLEFEGALQIDARSAGVAAGAIAVWRRAPFLLVVVVAMAVTAAIRWQT; this comes from the coding sequence ATGAGCTGGTCGGCGATCGTGCTCCTCGTGATCGGCTCGTTCGGTTGCAAGTGGTTCGGCGTGGCCGTGCTCGGTCGGATCGGTGGCGCCGACGCGATGGTCGGCGGACGATTCGGATGGTTCCCGGCGATGACCGCGCTGATCCCGCCGGCGCTGTTCGCCGCGTTGGTCGCGGTCCAGACGCTCGAGTTCGAGGGCGCGTTGCAGATCGACGCCCGCTCGGCCGGCGTCGCCGCGGGAGCGATCGCCGTCTGGCGCAGGGCGCCGTTCCTTCTCGTGGTCGTCGTCGCGATGGCCGTCACCGCGGCGATTCGCTGGCAGACTTGA
- a CDS encoding CoA-transferase gives MSGEAMAEPTSSEVTLDEICIVAIAEAFRGDGEVLCNPMGPVPVIAGRLARATFEPDLMLTDTIAYAIEGNLAFGGDAGDAVVESYMPFRTIFDQVWSGKRHVVMGASQIDRHGNQNFAAIGPYRKPKAQLLGMRGAPGNLINHATTYWVPNQARAFSETVDVVSGPGYDRIAALPEASRAHFEIRRVVTDLGAYDFESEDRTMRVRSLHPGVTLEQAQDASPFELTVTGDVPESRLPTDEELALIRDVFDPNGVRKGEFR, from the coding sequence ATGAGTGGGGAAGCAATGGCTGAGCCGACGTCGAGCGAGGTCACACTCGACGAGATCTGCATCGTCGCGATCGCGGAGGCGTTCCGCGGCGACGGTGAAGTGCTGTGCAACCCGATGGGACCGGTGCCGGTGATCGCGGGCCGGTTGGCCCGGGCGACCTTCGAGCCCGACCTCATGCTGACCGACACGATCGCCTATGCGATCGAGGGCAATCTCGCGTTCGGTGGCGACGCCGGCGATGCCGTCGTCGAGTCCTACATGCCGTTCCGGACGATCTTCGACCAGGTCTGGTCGGGCAAGCGTCATGTGGTGATGGGGGCGAGCCAGATCGACCGGCACGGCAACCAGAACTTCGCTGCGATCGGCCCGTACCGCAAGCCGAAGGCCCAGCTGCTCGGCATGCGCGGCGCCCCCGGAAACCTGATCAACCACGCCACCACGTATTGGGTGCCGAACCAGGCGCGGGCATTCAGCGAGACCGTCGACGTGGTGTCCGGTCCCGGCTACGACCGGATCGCAGCGTTGCCCGAAGCGAGCCGCGCTCACTTCGAGATCCGCCGGGTGGTCACCGATCTGGGTGCCTACGACTTCGAATCCGAGGACCGCACCATGCGGGTCCGTTCGCTGCACCCGGGCGTCACCCTCGAGCAGGCCCAGGACGCGTCGCCGTTCGAGCTGACGGTCACCGGAGATGTCCCGGAGAGTCGTCTGCCGACCGACGAGGAACTGGCGCTGATCCGCGACGTGTTCGATCCCAACGGTGTGCGCAAGGGCGAGTTCCGCTGA